In Streptomyces seoulensis, the following are encoded in one genomic region:
- a CDS encoding acyl-CoA thioesterase has translation MTNPAESLVDLLDLEQIEVNIFRGRSPQESLQRVFGGQVAGQALVAAGRTTEGDRPVHSLHAYFLRPGRPGVPIVYQVERVRDGRSFTTRRVTAVQQGRTIFNLTASFHKPEEGPFEHQLPPARVVPDPESLPPVAEEIRKHLGALPEQLELMARRQPFDIRYVDRLRWNSDEIDGAEPRSAVWMRAVGPLGDDPLIHTCALTYASDMTLLDAVRIPIEPLWGQRNFDMASLDHAMWFHRPFRADEWFLYDQESPIAIGGRGLARGRIYDVHGQLLVSVVQEGLFRSL, from the coding sequence ATGACGAATCCGGCCGAGAGCCTGGTCGACCTGCTCGACCTGGAGCAGATCGAGGTCAACATCTTCCGCGGCCGCAGCCCGCAGGAGTCCCTCCAGAGGGTCTTCGGCGGCCAGGTCGCGGGCCAGGCGCTGGTCGCCGCGGGGCGTACCACGGAGGGCGACCGCCCCGTGCACTCGCTGCACGCGTACTTCCTGCGTCCGGGCCGGCCCGGCGTGCCGATCGTGTACCAGGTGGAGCGGGTCCGTGACGGGCGCTCGTTCACCACGCGCCGGGTCACGGCCGTGCAGCAGGGCCGCACGATCTTCAATCTGACCGCCTCCTTTCACAAGCCTGAGGAAGGACCGTTCGAGCACCAGCTCCCGCCCGCCCGCGTGGTGCCGGACCCGGAGTCCCTGCCGCCCGTGGCCGAGGAGATCCGGAAGCATCTCGGTGCGCTGCCGGAGCAGTTGGAGCTGATGGCGCGCCGCCAGCCCTTCGACATCCGCTATGTCGACCGGTTGCGCTGGAACTCCGACGAGATCGACGGTGCCGAGCCGCGCAGCGCGGTGTGGATGCGCGCGGTCGGTCCGCTCGGCGACGACCCGCTGATCCACACCTGCGCGCTGACCTACGCGAGCGACATGACCCTGCTCGACGCGGTCCGCATCCCGATCGAGCCGCTGTGGGGTCAGCGGAACTTCGACATGGCGTCGCTGGACCACGCCATGTGGTTCCACCGCCCGTTCCGCGCCGACGAGTGGTTCCTGTACGACCAGGAGTCCCCGATCGCCATCGGCGGCCGTGGCCTGGCGCGCGGGCGCATCTACGACGTGCACGGGCAACTGCTCGTGTCGGTCGTCCAGGAGGGGCTGTTCAGGTCCCTCTAG
- a CDS encoding DUF6397 family protein codes for MPGTTIASVTTLTPERPALCAPSRAARELGLKRYEFDLAVELGRIRVVSDRASGARRVARTEIARLQAQAGFPQTLRERVRVVGTKEGASLMGVSEGRFARLARLGLLVPVRFYLNRYRAVVWLYLAEELREFVANSEHADLITGRTPETLRSQLTAGLDLRPRNWRGRHLGFLLRQAEDPWVRAGAIAAFLPNEEVAAIAKIPYERARLDRMRPSLPEHGAPGSPGALLGEQIMTAQDADEIAWLSADLARQLEATRAPWSPTPAVPRPVVPEAPVDPAASRTRSDTSPSAPPGSGPRPTRGLLTWLRRRSPRSVCAGDHARGT; via the coding sequence ATGCCGGGAACCACCATCGCATCCGTGACCACCCTAACCCCGGAGCGCCCCGCGCTCTGCGCACCGAGCCGCGCGGCCCGGGAACTGGGTCTCAAGCGCTACGAGTTCGACCTCGCCGTCGAGCTGGGCCGCATCCGCGTCGTGTCCGACAGGGCAAGCGGCGCCCGCCGGGTCGCCCGGACCGAGATCGCCCGTCTCCAGGCACAGGCCGGCTTTCCCCAGACGCTCCGCGAACGCGTACGCGTCGTGGGCACCAAGGAGGGCGCCTCACTCATGGGCGTCTCCGAAGGCAGGTTCGCCAGGCTCGCCCGACTGGGACTGCTGGTGCCGGTGCGCTTCTACCTCAACCGCTACCGAGCCGTGGTCTGGCTGTATCTGGCGGAGGAACTGAGGGAGTTCGTGGCGAACAGTGAGCACGCAGATCTGATCACGGGCAGGACCCCCGAGACGCTCAGAAGCCAGTTGACGGCCGGGCTCGACCTGCGTCCGAGGAACTGGCGGGGACGCCATCTGGGCTTCCTGCTGCGGCAGGCCGAGGACCCATGGGTGCGAGCCGGAGCCATCGCCGCCTTCCTGCCGAACGAGGAAGTCGCGGCGATCGCCAAGATCCCTTATGAACGGGCCAGGTTGGACCGCATGCGGCCATCCCTGCCCGAGCACGGCGCCCCTGGATCACCCGGCGCACTTCTCGGCGAGCAGATCATGACCGCGCAGGACGCGGACGAGATCGCCTGGCTGAGTGCCGACCTGGCGCGACAGCTGGAGGCCACCCGCGCACCCTGGTCCCCCACACCGGCAGTTCCGAGACCTGTCGTCCCAGAAGCACCGGTCGACCCAGCCGCAAGCCGGACGCGCTCCGACACGTCGCCTTCCGCGCCGCCGGGCTCAGGGCCGCGACCGACCCGGGGGCTGCTGACCTGGCTGCGTCGCAGAAGCCCCCGGAGCGTATGCGCCGGCGATCACGCTAGAGGGACCTGA
- a CDS encoding roadblock/LC7 domain-containing protein, translated as MAQNQGLGWLLDDLTQRVDHVRHALVLSNDGLVTGASTGLRREDAEHLAAVSSGLHSLAKGSGRHFGAGRVRQTMIEYDDAVLFVTAAGPSSCLCLLSGAEADIGQIAYEMTLLVNRVGEHLGVNARQPEPSPVSEL; from the coding sequence ATGGCGCAGAACCAGGGACTGGGTTGGCTCCTGGACGATCTCACCCAGCGCGTGGACCACGTGCGGCACGCGCTGGTGCTCTCGAACGACGGACTGGTCACCGGGGCGAGCACCGGACTACGGCGCGAGGACGCGGAGCATCTGGCGGCCGTCTCCTCCGGACTGCACAGCCTGGCAAAGGGCTCGGGCCGTCACTTCGGCGCGGGCCGCGTCCGGCAGACCATGATCGAGTACGACGACGCCGTACTCTTCGTCACCGCTGCCGGGCCCAGCAGTTGCCTGTGCCTGCTCAGCGGTGCGGAGGCGGACATCGGTCAGATCGCCTACGAGATGACGCTGCTCGTGAACCGGGTCGGCGAACACCTCGGAGTGAATGCCCGGCAGCCCGAACCGTCTCCGGTATCCGAACTCTGA
- a CDS encoding PPOX class F420-dependent oxidoreductase produces MAHKMTDEEWRAFVSDGTRTGKLATVRADGSPHIAPIWFLLDGDELVFNTGEETVKGRNLARDPRVALCVDDDRPPFSFVVLNGQARLFEDLDEIRRWATRIAARYMGEDRAEEFGARNGVPGELLVRVHIDHVVAVRDLAD; encoded by the coding sequence ATGGCACACAAGATGACCGACGAGGAATGGCGGGCGTTCGTCTCCGACGGCACCCGGACCGGCAAGCTGGCGACGGTAAGGGCCGATGGAAGCCCTCATATCGCCCCGATCTGGTTCCTGCTCGACGGCGACGAGCTGGTCTTCAACACCGGTGAGGAGACAGTGAAAGGGCGGAATCTCGCCCGTGATCCGCGGGTCGCGCTCTGCGTGGACGACGACCGGCCGCCGTTCTCGTTCGTGGTGCTGAACGGGCAGGCCCGGTTGTTCGAGGATCTGGACGAGATCCGCCGCTGGGCCACCCGGATCGCCGCGCGGTACATGGGCGAGGACCGCGCCGAGGAGTTCGGCGCGCGCAACGGCGTTCCGGGTGAACTACTGGTGAGGGTGCACATCGACCACGTCGTGGCCGTGCGGGACCTCGCGGACTGA
- a CDS encoding GTP-binding protein, whose protein sequence is MASEHVEAADDISALALKILVAGGFGVGKTTLVGSVSEIRPLRTEELLSEAGQLVDDTDGVDHKVTTTVAMDFGRITIRSGLALYLFGTPGQDRFWFIWDELSQGALGAVVLADTRRLEDCFPAVDYFEHRRIPFVVAVNCFPGARPYGAHDVSRALDLDQGTPVVLCDARDRDSGKEVLIRLVEYAGRMHTARLLDSVS, encoded by the coding sequence ATGGCCTCTGAGCACGTCGAAGCCGCCGACGACATCTCCGCCCTGGCGCTGAAGATACTGGTGGCGGGGGGATTCGGCGTCGGGAAGACCACGCTGGTCGGCTCCGTCAGTGAGATCCGCCCGCTGCGCACCGAGGAACTGCTCAGCGAGGCGGGCCAACTGGTCGACGACACCGACGGCGTGGACCACAAGGTCACCACCACCGTGGCGATGGACTTCGGCCGCATCACCATCCGCTCCGGCCTCGCCCTCTACCTGTTCGGGACACCGGGACAGGACCGTTTCTGGTTCATCTGGGACGAACTCTCGCAAGGAGCCCTCGGAGCCGTGGTCCTCGCCGACACCCGCCGCCTGGAGGACTGCTTCCCTGCGGTCGACTACTTCGAGCACCGGCGCATCCCGTTCGTCGTCGCCGTCAACTGCTTCCCCGGCGCACGCCCCTACGGCGCCCACGACGTCTCCCGCGCCCTCGACCTGGACCAGGGCACGCCCGTGGTGCTTTGCGACGCCCGCGACCGCGACTCCGGCAAGGAAGTACTGATCCGCCTCGTCGAGTACGCCGGGCGCATGCACACCGCCCGGCTTCTCGACTCGGTGAGCTGA
- a CDS encoding DUF742 domain-containing protein, with product MTENPPGDLRDEGSQWYDGEAGPLVRPYAMTGGRTQPGPTGVPFDLIALVTLDPAAPGTDDGSALGPEHRTLIELCRTETQSVAELAADADLPVGVVRVLLGDLLELGCVTVSRPVPPAHLPDERILREVIEGLRAL from the coding sequence ATGACCGAGAACCCGCCGGGCGACCTCCGAGACGAGGGCAGCCAGTGGTACGACGGCGAGGCCGGACCCTTGGTGCGCCCCTATGCCATGACCGGTGGACGCACCCAGCCCGGCCCGACCGGGGTGCCCTTCGACCTCATCGCCCTGGTCACCCTCGACCCCGCCGCGCCGGGAACGGACGACGGCAGCGCGCTCGGCCCGGAACACCGGACCCTGATCGAGCTGTGCCGCACCGAGACGCAGTCGGTGGCCGAACTCGCGGCCGACGCGGACCTGCCCGTGGGCGTGGTCCGCGTGCTCCTGGGCGACCTGCTGGAACTGGGGTGTGTCACCGTCAGCCGCCCGGTGCCGCCCGCTCATCTGCCGGACGAGCGGATTCTGCGCGAGGTCATCGAAGGGTTGCGGGCCCTGTAG
- a CDS encoding roadblock/LC7 domain-containing protein, whose product MIQEPNTTASQRSGELDWLLDDLVRRVGEVRHAVVLSNDGLAVGASTGLGRDDAEHLAAVASGFNSLAKGTGRHFGAGGVRQTMVELDDAFLFVVSAGDGSCLAVLTAATADIGLVAYEMARLVRRVGEHLYAAPRVVSQPPAAG is encoded by the coding sequence ATGATCCAGGAGCCGAACACGACCGCGAGCCAGCGATCCGGCGAACTCGACTGGCTCCTGGACGACCTCGTCAGGCGCGTGGGCGAAGTCCGCCATGCCGTCGTGCTGTCCAACGACGGCCTCGCGGTCGGGGCCTCCACCGGTCTCGGCCGTGACGACGCCGAGCACCTCGCCGCCGTCGCCTCCGGCTTCAACAGCCTGGCCAAGGGCACGGGCCGCCACTTCGGCGCGGGCGGCGTCCGCCAGACCATGGTGGAGCTGGACGACGCCTTCCTCTTCGTGGTCTCCGCCGGCGACGGCTCCTGCCTCGCCGTCCTCACGGCCGCCACCGCCGACATCGGCCTGGTCGCCTACGAGATGGCACGCCTGGTCAGGCGTGTGGGTGAACACCTCTACGCGGCACCGCGTGTCGTCTCACAGCCGCCTGCGGCAGGCTGA